The Neoarius graeffei isolate fNeoGra1 chromosome 10, fNeoGra1.pri, whole genome shotgun sequence genome has a segment encoding these proteins:
- the LOC132892889 gene encoding beta-1,3-galactosyl-O-glycosyl-glycoprotein beta-1,6-N-acetylglucosaminyltransferase-like isoform X1, protein MMGALVNVWRGSRSPPLLVVALISCIILFGFNYWVSSSRNVELQVTLLTVLLMASIKVQQRRFWRSLLSGVCVLILLVSLIIYEKSKMNYKSLMFRDDETPEDECDCKKILQGDIDEIKRAKILTITKSFKNITRITDEQYVKQTKDCEKFLRTRKYLLSPLSEEEEAFPVAYSIVIHHKVQNFERLLRSIYSPQNFYCIHVDKKAPESTMRAINAIVSCIDNVFLASQFEQVVYASWSRVQADINCMKDLYQVSNRWKYFINLCGQDFPIKTNLEIVHALKALAGGNSLETVTTPQNKVHRWKKRYQVINGRIRRTNQNKKPPPFGMKIFTGGAYIVVSRDFVRYVLEDPKAQVLMSWLNDTYSPDEFIWATMQRIPGVPGFLRAHSKFDITDTYSISRLIKWTRHEGNINAVYPACQGIHVRSVCVYGVGDLQWITEQHHLFANKFDTDFDPITIRCLEKYLRNKALKQYH, encoded by the coding sequence GTGACACTACTAACAGTTTTGCTGATGGCGTCAATAAAAGTCCAACAGAGAAGATTCTGGAGGTCATTGTTATCTGGAGTTTGTGTACTCATACTCTTGGTCTCTCTGATCATCTATGAAAAGTCAAAGATGAATTACAAATCACTGATGTTCAGAGATGATGAAACTCCAGAGGACGAGTGTGACTGCAAGAAAATTTTACAAGGAGACATTGATGAGATTAAACGTGCTAAGATTCTGACCATCACAAAGAGCTTTAAGAACATAACACGGATTACTGATGAACAATATGTCAAGCAGACGAAAGACTGTGAAAAGTTCCTGAGGACTCGGAAATACCTCCTGTCCCCACTGAGTGAGGAGGAAGAGGCATTCCCAGTGGCATATTCCATTGTCATTCACCACAAGGTACAGAATTTTGAGAGGCTCCTTAGGTCCATATACAGCCCTCAGAATTTTTACTGTATCCATGTGGACAAAAAAGCCCCCGAGTCCACTATGAGGGCGATTAATGCCATTGTCTCTTGCATTGATAACGTTTTCTTGGCTAGCCAGTTTGAACAGGTGGTCTACGCCAGCTGGAGTCGTGTCCAGGCTGACATCAATTGCATGAAGGATCTTTACCAGGTTAGCAACCGTTGGAAGTACTTCATCAACCTGTGTGGGCAGGATTTCCCCATCAAAACCAACCTGGAGATAGTACATGCCCTTAAAGCACTAGCTGGTGGTAACAGCCTGGAGACTGTGACCACACCCCAGAATAAGGTGCATAGATGGAAAAAAAGATACCAAGTGATAAATGGCAGAATTCGGAGAACCAACCAAAATAAAAAACCGCCACCCTTTGGCATGAAGATATTCACAGGTGGTGCATACATAGTGGTGAGTCGTGATTTTGTGCGTTATGTGCTTGAGGACCCCAAAGCCCAGGTGTTGATGTCATGGTTAAATGATACATACAGCCCTGATGAATTTATTTGGGCTACAATGCAACGCATTCCTGGTGTCCCAGGGTTTCTTCGTGCACACTCTAAATTTGACATCACGGACACTTACAGCATCTCCCGGCTAATCAAATGGACAAGACATGAGGGGAACATCAATGCAGTGTACCCTGCCTGTCAGGGTATTCATGTTCGGAGTGTTTGTGTATATGGGGTTGGGGACCTGCAGTGGATAACAGAGCAGCATCATTTATTTGCTAATAAATTTGACACAGATTTTGACCCAATCACCATTCGATGCTTGGAGAAGTACCTCAGAAACAAAGCGCTAAAACAGTATCATTAA
- the LOC132892889 gene encoding beta-1,3-galactosyl-O-glycosyl-glycoprotein beta-1,6-N-acetylglucosaminyltransferase-like isoform X2, whose product MVMVTLLTVLLMASIKVQQRRFWRSLLSGVCVLILLVSLIIYEKSKMNYKSLMFRDDETPEDECDCKKILQGDIDEIKRAKILTITKSFKNITRITDEQYVKQTKDCEKFLRTRKYLLSPLSEEEEAFPVAYSIVIHHKVQNFERLLRSIYSPQNFYCIHVDKKAPESTMRAINAIVSCIDNVFLASQFEQVVYASWSRVQADINCMKDLYQVSNRWKYFINLCGQDFPIKTNLEIVHALKALAGGNSLETVTTPQNKVHRWKKRYQVINGRIRRTNQNKKPPPFGMKIFTGGAYIVVSRDFVRYVLEDPKAQVLMSWLNDTYSPDEFIWATMQRIPGVPGFLRAHSKFDITDTYSISRLIKWTRHEGNINAVYPACQGIHVRSVCVYGVGDLQWITEQHHLFANKFDTDFDPITIRCLEKYLRNKALKQYH is encoded by the coding sequence GTGACACTACTAACAGTTTTGCTGATGGCGTCAATAAAAGTCCAACAGAGAAGATTCTGGAGGTCATTGTTATCTGGAGTTTGTGTACTCATACTCTTGGTCTCTCTGATCATCTATGAAAAGTCAAAGATGAATTACAAATCACTGATGTTCAGAGATGATGAAACTCCAGAGGACGAGTGTGACTGCAAGAAAATTTTACAAGGAGACATTGATGAGATTAAACGTGCTAAGATTCTGACCATCACAAAGAGCTTTAAGAACATAACACGGATTACTGATGAACAATATGTCAAGCAGACGAAAGACTGTGAAAAGTTCCTGAGGACTCGGAAATACCTCCTGTCCCCACTGAGTGAGGAGGAAGAGGCATTCCCAGTGGCATATTCCATTGTCATTCACCACAAGGTACAGAATTTTGAGAGGCTCCTTAGGTCCATATACAGCCCTCAGAATTTTTACTGTATCCATGTGGACAAAAAAGCCCCCGAGTCCACTATGAGGGCGATTAATGCCATTGTCTCTTGCATTGATAACGTTTTCTTGGCTAGCCAGTTTGAACAGGTGGTCTACGCCAGCTGGAGTCGTGTCCAGGCTGACATCAATTGCATGAAGGATCTTTACCAGGTTAGCAACCGTTGGAAGTACTTCATCAACCTGTGTGGGCAGGATTTCCCCATCAAAACCAACCTGGAGATAGTACATGCCCTTAAAGCACTAGCTGGTGGTAACAGCCTGGAGACTGTGACCACACCCCAGAATAAGGTGCATAGATGGAAAAAAAGATACCAAGTGATAAATGGCAGAATTCGGAGAACCAACCAAAATAAAAAACCGCCACCCTTTGGCATGAAGATATTCACAGGTGGTGCATACATAGTGGTGAGTCGTGATTTTGTGCGTTATGTGCTTGAGGACCCCAAAGCCCAGGTGTTGATGTCATGGTTAAATGATACATACAGCCCTGATGAATTTATTTGGGCTACAATGCAACGCATTCCTGGTGTCCCAGGGTTTCTTCGTGCACACTCTAAATTTGACATCACGGACACTTACAGCATCTCCCGGCTAATCAAATGGACAAGACATGAGGGGAACATCAATGCAGTGTACCCTGCCTGTCAGGGTATTCATGTTCGGAGTGTTTGTGTATATGGGGTTGGGGACCTGCAGTGGATAACAGAGCAGCATCATTTATTTGCTAATAAATTTGACACAGATTTTGACCCAATCACCATTCGATGCTTGGAGAAGTACCTCAGAAACAAAGCGCTAAAACAGTATCATTAA